Proteins from a genomic interval of Medicago truncatula cultivar Jemalong A17 chromosome 3, MtrunA17r5.0-ANR, whole genome shotgun sequence:
- the LOC25490562 gene encoding WD repeat-containing protein 26 homolog — MGGVEDEEPATKRTKLSPNSSSSMEHVVGSTSDLMAPPLSAEGDDEVVGTKGSLKRREFVRMITKAMYSLGYKKSGEHLEEESGIPLNSSAVNLFMQQVLDGDWDESLATLKQIGLEDESIVKAASLLILEQKFFELIDGDKVIEALNTLRNQITQLCVDSTRIRELSSCFLSPSGQGGSSGRDFVRAKTRLKLLEELQKLFPSTVMIPEKRLEHLVEQALTMERVASLCRNVLDKKMSSCSDDFGQSQIPTNQAYTSVASDDNESVNLSRADFGRFVSTAERVDKLEEKYKMLLSMLSELISLFRTPPPQ; from the coding sequence ATGGGAGGTGTGGAAGATGAAGAACCAGCTACGAAAAGAACGAAATTGTCACCTAACAGTTCATCTTCTATGGAGCACGTTGTAGGCTCAACAAGTGACTTGATGGCTCCGCCCCTATCAGCCGAAGGGGACGACGAAGTTGTTGGCACAAAAGGGAGCTTGAAAAGAAGGGAGTTTGTAAGGATGATCACCAAAGCGATGTATTCTCTTGGTTACAAAAAGAGTGGGGAACACCTAGAGGAGGAGTCTGGCATACCTTTGAATTCGTCTGCGGTAAATCTGTTTATGCAGCAAGTACTTGATGGTGATTGGGACGAAAGTCTAGCCACATTGAAACAAATTGGTCTAGAAGATGAAAGCATTGTTAAGGCTGCCTCACTTTTAATATTGGAGCAGAAATTTTTTGAGCTTATTGATGGGGATAAGGTGATCGAGGCATTGAATACATTGAGGAATCAGATAACACAACTTTGTGTTGATAGTACTAGAATTCGTGAACTTTCTTCCTGCTTCTTGTCACCCTCTGGCCAAGGTGGTTCTTCTGGGCGAGATTTTGTAAGGGCAAAAACTCGGTTGAAACTTCTGGAGGAGCTACAAAAACTGTTCCCCTCGACTGTAATGATACCTGAAAAGAGATTAGAGCATCTAGTTGAACAAGCCCTCACCATGGAACGAGTAGCTTCCTTGTGTCGCAACGTGTTGGATAAGAAGATGTCGTCATGTTCAGACGATTTTGGACAATCTCAGATACCTACTAATCAAGCTTACACTTCTGTTGCTTCTGATGATAACGAATCGGTTAACTTGTCCAGAGCTgattttggaagatttgttaGTACCGCTGAAAGGGTGGACAAGCtagaagaaaaatacaaaatgttATTGAGCATGCTTTCTGAACTCATAAGCCTATTTCGAACCCCTCCTCCTCAATag